In Roseomonas fluvialis, one genomic interval encodes:
- a CDS encoding glycosyltransferase family 4 protein yields the protein MSEPQGATTSELDRIIAPEIKDDAFYRLIRDLAASESLRHVLEIGSSAGGGSTEAFVAGLAQNPGQPRLFCIEVSKPRFEVLRQTYADRSLVQCYNMSSVAVEEFPTPAEVERFYREETSGLSKFPLPEVLRWLEQDIAYVRDAGVDAGAIERIKAEHGIEHFDMVLIDGSEFTGEVELAKVIGARLILLDDTNTFKCFAARRTLLAHPDYEVIADDQALRNGFSAFRRKTRAADLPVHFFTIVLNGEPFIRYHETMLAKLPFRWHWHVVEGVAALRHDTAWSTASGGRVLDAIHRDGRSNDGTSEYLDDLAARFPGQITIHRKPPGEFWDGKREMVNAPLPHITEECLLWQVDADELWTVDQVTAMRDRFIAEPARGAAFYWCWYFVSPDKVISTRNNYAQNPAQEWLRTWRFRPGDTWAAHEPPILVRPQPDGAKPVDVATMAPFSHDETEAHGAVFQHVAYVTEAQARFKESYYGYAGAVAQWHGLQGARGAGFLADHFAWVKDRTMFDDAAVFRVEPIARQDAAGVWSFAPPEGAKDRGRVPARPRIVVDGVYWQYLSSGIGRVWHSMLEEWVRDGLAHHIILLDRAGTAPRIAGVHTRTIAAHDYGRCGADSLYLERICQELGADLFVSTYYSTPTATPSYFFGYDMIPEVTGLDLTEEGWQEKARAIRHAAGHAMISRSSARDLARFFPAVAEDSVDLTYCGLPPIFTPAMADEIAAARRDLKLPDRYVLMVGDRSGAGGYKNGILAFRAVAEAAKRGERLGIVCIGGLADIEPDFRAAAPGIEMLRLKTDDAALRLVYAGAHALLYPSRYEGFGMPVLEAMACGCPVVTCPNSSLLEVGGDAAVFVDADDVAGMADAILALRDPAVRAGRVAAGLAQAARFTTKAQADAAITAFRATIADLEAGRRPRPGAGWAEFRRYQAGIQAWLQERPDLAATGPARGADAGPAAPARPSGELMRALAEIEAMKNSPFWRLRSLVIRGLRKAGLRHRG from the coding sequence ATGAGCGAGCCCCAGGGCGCCACCACCTCCGAGCTCGACCGGATCATCGCTCCCGAGATCAAGGACGATGCGTTCTACCGGCTGATCCGCGATCTCGCGGCCAGCGAATCGCTGCGCCATGTCCTGGAGATCGGCTCCTCGGCCGGCGGCGGCAGCACCGAGGCCTTCGTGGCTGGCCTCGCGCAGAATCCGGGCCAGCCCAGGCTGTTCTGCATCGAGGTGTCGAAGCCGCGCTTCGAGGTGCTGCGCCAGACCTACGCCGACCGGTCCTTAGTGCAGTGCTACAACATGTCCTCGGTCGCGGTGGAGGAATTCCCGACGCCGGCCGAGGTCGAACGCTTCTACCGCGAGGAAACCTCGGGCCTGTCGAAATTCCCGCTGCCCGAGGTGCTGCGCTGGCTCGAGCAGGACATCGCCTATGTCCGCGACGCCGGCGTCGACGCGGGCGCGATCGAGCGCATCAAGGCCGAGCACGGCATCGAGCACTTCGACATGGTGCTGATCGACGGCTCGGAATTCACCGGGGAGGTCGAGCTGGCGAAGGTGATCGGCGCGCGGCTGATCCTGCTGGACGACACCAACACCTTCAAGTGCTTCGCCGCGCGCCGGACGCTGCTCGCACACCCGGACTACGAGGTGATCGCCGACGACCAGGCGCTGCGCAACGGCTTCTCCGCCTTCCGCCGCAAGACGCGCGCCGCGGACTTGCCGGTCCACTTCTTCACCATCGTGCTGAACGGTGAGCCCTTCATCCGCTACCACGAGACCATGCTGGCGAAGCTGCCCTTCCGCTGGCATTGGCATGTGGTGGAAGGGGTGGCGGCGCTGCGCCACGACACCGCATGGTCCACCGCCAGCGGCGGGCGCGTGCTCGATGCGATTCATCGCGACGGGCGCAGCAACGACGGCACCAGCGAATACCTCGACGACCTGGCCGCGCGCTTCCCCGGCCAGATCACCATCCACCGCAAGCCGCCGGGCGAGTTCTGGGACGGCAAGCGGGAGATGGTGAACGCACCGCTGCCCCACATCACCGAGGAATGCCTGCTCTGGCAGGTCGATGCCGACGAGCTCTGGACGGTCGACCAGGTGACCGCGATGCGCGACCGCTTCATCGCCGAACCGGCGCGTGGCGCAGCCTTCTATTGGTGCTGGTACTTCGTCTCGCCGGACAAGGTCATCAGCACGCGCAACAACTACGCGCAGAACCCCGCGCAGGAATGGCTGCGCACCTGGCGCTTCCGCCCCGGCGACACCTGGGCCGCGCACGAGCCCCCCATCCTGGTGCGCCCCCAGCCGGACGGGGCGAAGCCAGTCGATGTCGCGACGATGGCGCCCTTCTCGCACGACGAGACCGAGGCGCATGGCGCGGTGTTCCAGCACGTCGCCTACGTGACCGAGGCGCAGGCGCGCTTCAAGGAATCCTACTACGGCTACGCCGGCGCGGTGGCGCAGTGGCACGGGCTGCAGGGCGCGCGCGGCGCAGGCTTCCTCGCCGATCACTTCGCCTGGGTGAAGGACCGCACCATGTTCGACGACGCGGCGGTGTTCCGCGTCGAACCCATCGCGCGCCAGGACGCCGCCGGCGTATGGTCCTTCGCCCCGCCCGAGGGCGCGAAGGACCGCGGCCGCGTGCCGGCCCGCCCGCGCATCGTGGTCGATGGGGTGTACTGGCAGTACCTGTCCTCCGGCATCGGGCGCGTCTGGCACTCCATGCTCGAGGAATGGGTGCGGGACGGGCTGGCGCACCACATCATCCTGCTCGATCGCGCCGGCACCGCGCCGCGCATCGCCGGCGTACACACCCGCACCATCGCGGCGCACGACTACGGGCGCTGCGGCGCCGACAGCCTGTACCTGGAACGCATCTGCCAGGAGCTCGGCGCGGACCTGTTCGTCTCGACCTACTACTCCACGCCGACCGCGACGCCGTCCTACTTCTTCGGCTACGACATGATCCCCGAGGTCACCGGCCTCGACCTCACTGAGGAAGGCTGGCAGGAGAAGGCGCGCGCGATCCGCCATGCGGCGGGGCATGCGATGATCTCGCGCTCCTCCGCCCGCGACCTCGCGCGGTTTTTCCCGGCCGTGGCCGAGGACAGCGTCGACCTGACGTATTGCGGCCTGCCGCCCATTTTCACGCCGGCCATGGCGGACGAGATCGCGGCGGCGCGGCGCGATCTGAAACTGCCCGACCGCTACGTGCTGATGGTGGGCGACCGCTCCGGCGCCGGCGGCTACAAGAACGGCATCCTCGCCTTCCGCGCGGTGGCCGAGGCTGCGAAGCGCGGCGAGCGCCTGGGCATCGTGTGCATCGGCGGCCTAGCGGATATCGAGCCCGACTTCCGCGCCGCCGCGCCCGGCATCGAGATGCTGCGCCTCAAGACCGACGATGCAGCGCTGCGCCTGGTCTATGCCGGCGCGCATGCGCTGCTGTATCCCTCGCGCTACGAAGGCTTTGGCATGCCGGTGCTCGAGGCGATGGCCTGCGGCTGCCCGGTCGTGACCTGCCCCAATTCCTCGCTGCTCGAAGTGGGCGGAGACGCCGCGGTCTTCGTCGATGCCGACGACGTGGCGGGCATGGCCGATGCCATCCTGGCGCTGCGCGACCCGGCGGTCCGCGCCGGGCGCGTCGCCGCAGGCCTCGCGCAGGCGGCGCGCTTCACCACCAAGGCGCAGGCAGATGCCGCCATTACCGCCTTCCGCGCCACCATCGCCGACCTCGAGGCGGGCCGCCGTCCACGCCCGGGCGCGGGCTGGGCGGAATTCCGCCGCTACCAGGCCGGCATCCAGGCCTGGCTGCAGGAACGCCCCGACCTGGCCGCGACCGGCCCCGCGCGAGGTGCCGACGCCGGCCCCGCCGCGCCCGCCCGCCCTTCGGGCGAGTTGATGCGCGCGCTGGCCGAGATCGAAGCGATGAAGAACAGCCCGTTCTGGCGCCTGCGCAGCCTCGTGATCCGTGGGCTGCGCAAGGCGGGCCTGCGCCATCGCGGGTGA
- a CDS encoding glycosyltransferase family 4 protein, with product MRLLLWYWGRRGAGGQLTLALARALARRDDVAVALSLSAQADLAPEIDALGLPTDRVRTYASAAGFVAGFLRVPGLARGLVRQARDLRADAVVSVMTHLWTPLVAPALPRAGLRFVPMVHDAEPHPGDAGAFWEWRLGRELDAAQSAIVFSDSVAQGVHRRRPALPLHRLTLGALLPGSVPPAAAHRAGLRFVNLGRMRAYKGLDLLRDGWAAFVARHPDATLLVAGEGDPEALAPGLSALPGVTVDARWLDEAEMASLIAAADAVVLPYREASQSGVAPVAHGLGVPVVATPVGGLAEQVRDGVDGLVARAVTAPALAAAMEALAADPARFAAGARETGRRLADWDAIAARLVAALRG from the coding sequence ATGCGCCTGCTGCTCTGGTACTGGGGCCGGCGCGGCGCGGGCGGGCAGCTCACGCTGGCCCTGGCGCGGGCGCTCGCGCGGCGCGACGACGTGGCGGTGGCGCTCTCGCTCTCGGCCCAGGCCGACCTCGCGCCCGAGATCGACGCGCTCGGCCTGCCGACGGACCGTGTGCGCACCTATGCCAGCGCGGCCGGCTTCGTGGCGGGCTTCCTGCGGGTACCGGGGCTGGCGCGCGGGCTGGTGCGCCAGGCGCGGGACCTCCGCGCCGATGCCGTGGTCTCGGTGATGACGCATCTCTGGACGCCGCTGGTCGCCCCCGCCCTGCCGCGCGCCGGTCTGCGCTTCGTGCCGATGGTGCACGATGCCGAACCGCATCCGGGCGATGCCGGCGCCTTCTGGGAGTGGCGGCTCGGGCGCGAACTGGACGCGGCGCAGAGCGCCATCGTGTTCTCCGACAGCGTCGCGCAGGGCGTGCACCGGCGCCGGCCGGCACTGCCGCTGCATCGCCTGACGCTGGGCGCGCTGCTGCCCGGCAGCGTGCCACCCGCCGCCGCGCACCGGGCCGGGCTGCGCTTCGTAAACCTCGGGCGCATGCGCGCGTACAAGGGCCTCGACCTGTTGCGCGACGGCTGGGCCGCCTTCGTCGCGCGCCATCCCGACGCGACCTTGCTGGTGGCCGGGGAGGGCGATCCGGAAGCCCTCGCCCCCGGCCTGTCGGCGCTGCCCGGCGTCACGGTCGACGCGCGCTGGCTGGACGAGGCCGAGATGGCATCCCTGATCGCCGCCGCCGATGCCGTGGTGCTGCCCTATCGCGAGGCGAGCCAGAGCGGCGTGGCCCCGGTGGCGCATGGCCTCGGCGTGCCGGTCGTCGCGACCCCCGTCGGCGGCCTGGCCGAACAGGTGCGCGACGGCGTCGACGGCCTGGTGGCCCGTGCCGTCACCGCGCCGGCATTGGCCGCGGCGATGGAGGCACTGGCCGCCGACCCAGCGCGCTTCGCGGCCGGCGCACGCGAAACCGGCCGGCGCTTGGCCGACTGGGATGCGATCGCCGCGCGGCTTGTCGCGGCGCTGCGCGGCTGA
- a CDS encoding class I SAM-dependent methyltransferase: protein MSQFAADDRRDLACPQCGSVLDGLRCTGCGAEYRRVLGVPFLGAFEGEDALGLIEIAANAPNRASLPVDPQAVERLDALCSGYQAAADKDAFRAANPEAQAWWFGHRYSEWVAVETLLDGTALAGRDVLDIGAGPGFDAWRLALRGARVTALEFSPILTEAGLKSFPSIRWIGGFSHALPFADASFDFVFINAALHHMRDIPASIAEALRVLRPGGTLITTGDPFRSDAFGPSHEFDIFDRHEAVLLGINEQIPRASDFLATLERHRGVLAPELFTQMLHGGRLGKGPDLTDWTAWDLDADSALLKARSGSLAMRVRLTAPWPAARHLQTAGILDPATFAAWLDEPERAVAELARIMPRAYLDTPFPGAPAKFDLLNGWRVARSTPTTRTAYRRARLFRTRAAAPVLRFEIRAATPAAFTFHANAQPAGAAEVGTDWTPVEVDVSAVPPHDPFVLELRREGERADFNAGCFDVRLPDARARFGAGLADWLRTLVPGRWRRRVTAG, encoded by the coding sequence ATGTCTCAGTTTGCTGCCGATGATCGCCGTGACCTCGCCTGCCCGCAGTGCGGGTCGGTGCTGGATGGGCTGCGCTGCACCGGCTGCGGGGCGGAATACCGGCGCGTGCTCGGCGTGCCCTTCCTCGGCGCCTTCGAGGGCGAGGACGCGCTCGGCCTGATCGAGATCGCAGCGAATGCGCCCAACCGCGCGAGCCTGCCGGTCGACCCGCAGGCGGTGGAGCGGCTCGATGCGCTGTGCAGCGGCTACCAGGCCGCCGCCGACAAGGATGCGTTCCGCGCCGCCAACCCCGAGGCGCAGGCCTGGTGGTTCGGCCATCGCTACAGCGAATGGGTCGCGGTCGAGACGCTGCTCGACGGCACCGCCCTGGCCGGCCGCGACGTGCTCGACATTGGCGCCGGGCCGGGCTTCGACGCCTGGCGGCTCGCGTTGCGCGGGGCGCGCGTCACGGCGTTGGAATTCAGCCCCATCCTGACCGAGGCAGGGCTGAAATCCTTCCCCTCGATCCGCTGGATCGGCGGGTTCTCGCACGCGCTGCCCTTCGCCGACGCATCCTTCGATTTCGTCTTCATCAACGCCGCGCTGCACCACATGCGCGATATCCCGGCCTCGATCGCCGAGGCGCTGCGCGTGCTGCGCCCGGGCGGCACGCTGATCACCACCGGCGATCCGTTCCGCAGCGACGCCTTCGGGCCTTCGCACGAATTCGACATCTTCGACCGGCACGAGGCCGTGCTGCTTGGGATCAACGAACAGATCCCCCGCGCCTCCGACTTCCTCGCGACGCTGGAACGCCATCGCGGTGTGCTGGCGCCGGAACTCTTTACCCAGATGCTGCATGGTGGACGGTTGGGCAAAGGGCCGGATCTGACGGACTGGACGGCGTGGGACCTCGATGCCGACTCTGCGCTGCTCAAGGCGCGCAGTGGCAGCCTTGCGATGCGCGTGCGCCTCACCGCGCCGTGGCCGGCGGCGCGGCACCTGCAGACGGCTGGCATCCTCGATCCCGCCACCTTCGCCGCCTGGCTGGACGAACCGGAACGCGCGGTGGCGGAACTCGCGCGGATCATGCCACGCGCCTACCTCGACACGCCCTTCCCTGGTGCGCCGGCGAAATTCGACCTGCTGAACGGATGGCGCGTGGCACGCAGCACGCCGACCACGCGCACCGCCTATCGCCGCGCCCGCCTGTTCCGCACCCGCGCGGCCGCGCCGGTGCTGCGCTTCGAGATCCGCGCCGCCACGCCGGCCGCCTTCACCTTCCACGCCAACGCCCAGCCGGCCGGTGCAGCCGAGGTCGGCACGGACTGGACGCCGGTCGAGGTCGATGTCTCGGCGGTGCCGCCCCACGACCCCTTCGTGCTCGAACTGCGCCGCGAGGGAGAGCGCGCGGACTTCAACGCCGGCTGCTTCGACGTGCGGCTGCCCGACGCCAGGGCGCGCTTCGGCGCCGGCCTGGCGGACTGGTTGCGCACCCTTGTGCCCGGTCGCTGGCGACGTCGCGTAACGGCAGGCTGA
- a CDS encoding class I SAM-dependent methyltransferase has translation MTDGRGYLAELLLRRRMPEGLKTLGRLARLAFQPPPPPAPPIPQGQLEGCVLLNDRAEMLRRFPMGGRVCELGTYRGDFARIILDTVQPDELHLVDVTFALCRQDVLDHAAVRRHEMTTVAFLAASDTADFDWIYVDADHGYEAVVADIAAAKHRVKPGGMLVFNDFARIVRPGFGVFGVHQAVCEFAAAEGWAVAYLSMNGEALYDIALRRPAG, from the coding sequence ATGACGGACGGCCGCGGCTACCTGGCCGAGCTTCTGCTGCGCCGGCGCATGCCCGAGGGGCTGAAGACCCTCGGCCGCCTCGCGCGCCTCGCCTTCCAGCCGCCGCCGCCGCCCGCGCCGCCGATCCCGCAGGGGCAGCTTGAAGGCTGCGTCCTGCTCAACGACCGCGCCGAGATGCTGCGCCGCTTCCCCATGGGCGGGCGCGTGTGCGAACTCGGCACCTATCGCGGCGACTTCGCGCGCATCATCCTCGACACCGTGCAGCCGGACGAACTGCACCTGGTGGACGTGACCTTCGCGCTGTGTCGTCAGGACGTGCTGGACCATGCGGCGGTGCGCCGGCACGAGATGACGACGGTGGCCTTCCTGGCCGCGTCGGATACCGCCGATTTCGACTGGATCTATGTCGATGCCGACCATGGCTACGAGGCCGTGGTGGCCGACATCGCCGCGGCCAAGCACCGCGTGAAGCCGGGCGGCATGCTGGTGTTCAACGATTTTGCGCGCATCGTCCGGCCGGGCTTCGGCGTCTTCGGCGTGCACCAGGCGGTCTGCGAGTTCGCCGCGGCCGAGGGCTGGGCTGTCGCCTACCTGTCGATGAACGGGGAGGCGCTGTACGACATCGCGCTGCGTCGCCCGGCGGGCTGA
- a CDS encoding competence/damage-inducible protein A — protein MTSPTACLLIIGNEVLSGRTQDANLKFLATRLGEIGIPLREVRVIPDVRATIVGTVNEVRAKYDHVFTTGGIGPTHDDITSECIAEAFGVPWEPQPEAWRRLESHYARQTPPGDFNAARQRMATMPRGVVLIDNVISLAPGFTMGNVHVMAGVPRIMQAMFEALAPTLKGGPPVVSAAVHANGLMEGRIAEGLADIQARYPDLDIGSYPYYRPGGGGVAVVAKGTDSDAVKQAARDVLVFMRACGGQPIEGEPD, from the coding sequence ATGACCAGCCCGACAGCCTGCCTGCTCATCATCGGCAACGAGGTGCTCTCGGGCCGCACGCAGGACGCCAACCTGAAGTTCCTCGCGACCCGCCTGGGCGAGATCGGCATCCCGCTGCGCGAGGTGCGCGTCATCCCCGATGTGCGTGCCACCATCGTCGGGACGGTGAACGAGGTGCGCGCCAAATACGACCACGTCTTCACCACCGGCGGCATCGGGCCGACGCATGACGACATCACGAGCGAATGCATCGCCGAGGCCTTCGGCGTGCCCTGGGAACCGCAGCCGGAAGCCTGGCGGCGGCTCGAATCCCACTACGCGCGGCAGACCCCGCCGGGAGACTTCAACGCGGCGCGCCAGCGCATGGCGACCATGCCGCGTGGCGTGGTGCTGATCGACAATGTCATCTCGCTGGCGCCCGGCTTCACCATGGGCAATGTCCACGTGATGGCCGGCGTGCCCCGCATCATGCAGGCGATGTTCGAGGCGCTGGCCCCCACGCTCAAGGGCGGCCCGCCGGTCGTCTCGGCGGCGGTGCACGCGAACGGGCTGATGGAAGGGCGCATCGCCGAGGGCCTGGCGGACATCCAGGCCCGCTACCCGGATCTCGATATCGGGTCCTACCCCTATTACAGGCCCGGCGGCGGGGGCGTGGCGGTGGTGGCGAAGGGCACGGATTCGGACGCTGTGAAGCAGGCGGCACGCGACGTGCTGGTGTTCATGCGCGCCTGCGGCGGGCAGCCCATCGAGGGCGAGCCGGACTGA
- a CDS encoding esterase-like activity of phytase family protein, whose protein sequence is MRRRSAGPCWCDGAASRRQPLTRRAFLAGAALVTACARAPQAADGAGSVLPPLPNDGPLRSLGGFAIDAARLGAANLSGIHLDDDLVATMVDDRGRWAQARIELREGVAHRLVPIASGPLRDGAGRPLPRGRAADAESIARLPDGTWLVGFERWHRLRAYRRLDGPGAYVDAPPGLDRAPVNGGMEALTLLADGRLLAITEELPPPGAPALRQAWLGRPGRWMPLAWQPEPGFVPVDAAGLPDGGALVLERRFTLLTGFAARLVRVAPQALASATEGSVLTGAPILRLDGGALPAENWEGVAAARHGGRLIVALVADDNGSLVQRSLMLLFELHGEPTR, encoded by the coding sequence GTGCGGCGGCGGAGCGCGGGCCCGTGCTGGTGTGATGGTGCTGCGTCGCGTCGCCAGCCTCTGACACGGCGCGCCTTCCTTGCCGGCGCCGCGCTTGTCACAGCCTGCGCGCGTGCTCCGCAGGCGGCCGACGGCGCCGGCTCGGTCCTGCCGCCGCTCCCAAACGACGGCCCGCTGCGCAGCCTCGGCGGCTTCGCGATCGACGCCGCGCGCCTCGGCGCCGCCAACCTGTCGGGCATCCACCTCGACGACGACCTGGTCGCGACCATGGTGGACGATCGTGGCCGCTGGGCGCAGGCGCGCATCGAATTGCGCGAAGGCGTGGCGCATCGCCTGGTACCGATCGCCTCCGGCCCGTTGCGCGACGGCGCCGGCCGTCCCTTGCCGCGGGGGCGCGCCGCCGATGCGGAATCGATCGCCCGCCTGCCCGACGGCACCTGGCTGGTCGGCTTCGAACGCTGGCACCGTCTCCGCGCCTATCGTCGGCTCGACGGCCCCGGCGCCTATGTCGATGCACCACCGGGTCTCGACCGCGCGCCCGTCAATGGCGGGATGGAGGCGCTGACGCTGCTCGCCGATGGCCGCCTGCTCGCCATCACCGAGGAATTGCCCCCGCCCGGCGCGCCGGCGCTGCGCCAGGCCTGGCTGGGCCGCCCCGGCCGCTGGATGCCGTTGGCCTGGCAGCCGGAACCCGGCTTCGTGCCGGTCGATGCGGCGGGCCTGCCCGATGGCGGCGCGCTGGTGCTGGAACGGCGCTTCACCCTGCTGACGGGCTTCGCGGCGCGGCTGGTGCGCGTGGCGCCGCAGGCGCTCGCGTCCGCCACGGAGGGCAGCGTGCTGACCGGCGCGCCGATCCTGCGGCTGGATGGCGGCGCGCTGCCGGCCGAGAACTGGGAAGGCGTCGCGGCGGCACGCCATGGCGGGCGGCTGATCGTCGCGCTGGTGGCCGACGACAATGGCAGCCTGGTCCAGCGCAGCCTGATGCTGCTCTTCGAACTGCACGGGGAACCGACGCGGTGA
- the cobT gene encoding cobaltochelatase subunit CobT, with product MSGKQDLTRQEEFKRATAGALRAVAHADPEVQVAFQPGPSGVAGKRVRLPLPTRALPPAEMAKLRGAADAAALRLRHHDESLHAARIPGRREAREVFDALEQVRVETVGSKFMEGVAANLRAKLAEECEAEGYDRMTRKDQLPLPAALGMLARERLTGHPAPEIAHRVLDLWRDTLGEKADEALAEMATNAEDQVAFAKAARKLLTALDLAEAEVEAESEQQDEEGEEGGESTPQQDQSGEGQSQSEQEDQMLGAQPEQMQGEASDEEGEETEEDGAAADGDDKPGGPQQRREVPQVDDTTRYHAFTTQFDETVSADDLCDPDELNRLRQQLDQQLSHLQGVVSKLANRLQRRLLAQQQRAWEFDLEEGMLDAARLTRVVTNPMHALSYKRERDTDFRDTVVSLLIDNSGSMRGRPITVAAMCCDILARTLERCSVKVEILGFTTRAWKGGQSRERWVQEGKPRNPGRLNDLRHVVYKAADAPWRRARKNLGLMLREGLLKENIDGEALEWAYKRLLPRPEHRRILMVISDGAPVDDSTLSVNPGNYLERHLRKVIHEIEGRNQVELIAIGIGHDVTRYYRRAVTIVDAEELGGTMMKKLAELFDEDAAEAWQRAAAERGPVLV from the coding sequence ATGTCCGGCAAGCAAGACCTCACCCGCCAGGAAGAATTCAAGCGTGCCACGGCCGGCGCGCTGCGCGCCGTGGCGCACGCCGACCCCGAGGTGCAGGTGGCGTTCCAGCCCGGCCCTTCCGGCGTGGCGGGCAAGCGCGTGCGCCTGCCGCTGCCCACGCGCGCGCTGCCCCCGGCCGAGATGGCGAAGCTGCGCGGCGCCGCCGACGCCGCCGCGCTGCGGCTGCGCCACCACGACGAATCCCTGCACGCCGCGCGCATCCCCGGCCGGCGCGAGGCACGCGAGGTGTTCGACGCGCTGGAACAGGTGCGCGTCGAGACCGTCGGCTCGAAGTTCATGGAAGGTGTCGCCGCCAACCTGCGCGCCAAGCTGGCCGAGGAATGCGAGGCCGAGGGCTACGACCGCATGACGCGGAAGGACCAGCTTCCGCTGCCCGCCGCGCTCGGCATGCTGGCGCGCGAACGCCTGACCGGCCACCCCGCGCCCGAGATCGCGCACCGCGTGCTCGACCTGTGGCGCGACACGCTGGGCGAGAAGGCCGACGAGGCGCTGGCCGAGATGGCGACCAACGCCGAGGACCAGGTCGCCTTCGCCAAGGCCGCGCGCAAGCTGCTGACCGCGCTTGACTTGGCCGAAGCCGAGGTCGAGGCCGAATCCGAACAGCAGGACGAGGAAGGCGAGGAGGGCGGCGAGAGCACCCCCCAGCAGGACCAGTCCGGCGAAGGGCAGTCCCAGTCCGAGCAGGAAGACCAGATGCTCGGCGCCCAGCCCGAGCAGATGCAGGGCGAGGCCTCCGACGAGGAAGGCGAGGAGACCGAGGAGGACGGCGCCGCCGCCGATGGCGACGACAAGCCCGGCGGCCCGCAGCAGCGCCGCGAGGTGCCGCAGGTCGATGACACCACGCGCTACCACGCCTTCACGACGCAGTTCGACGAGACGGTCTCGGCCGACGACCTGTGTGACCCGGATGAGCTGAACCGGCTGCGCCAGCAGCTCGACCAGCAGCTGAGCCATCTGCAGGGCGTGGTGTCGAAGCTCGCGAACCGGTTGCAGCGCCGGCTGCTCGCGCAGCAGCAGCGCGCCTGGGAATTCGACCTCGAGGAAGGGATGCTGGATGCCGCGCGGCTGACGCGCGTGGTGACCAACCCGATGCACGCGCTGTCCTACAAGCGCGAGCGCGACACCGATTTCCGCGACACCGTCGTCTCCCTGCTGATCGACAATTCGGGGTCGATGCGCGGGCGGCCGATCACGGTGGCGGCGATGTGCTGCGACATCCTGGCGCGCACGCTGGAACGCTGCTCGGTGAAGGTCGAGATCCTGGGCTTCACGACGCGTGCGTGGAAGGGCGGGCAGAGCCGCGAACGCTGGGTGCAGGAAGGCAAGCCGCGCAACCCAGGCCGCCTGAACGACCTGCGCCACGTGGTCTACAAGGCCGCCGACGCGCCGTGGCGGCGTGCGCGCAAGAACCTCGGCCTCATGCTGCGCGAGGGTCTGCTCAAGGAGAACATCGACGGCGAGGCGCTGGAATGGGCCTACAAGCGGCTGCTGCCGCGGCCCGAGCACCGGCGCATCCTGATGGTGATCAGCGACGGCGCGCCGGTTGATGACAGCACGCTGAGCGTGAACCCGGGCAACTACCTGGAGCGCCACCTGCGCAAGGTCATCCACGAGATCGAGGGCCGCAACCAGGTGGAACTCATCGCCATCGGCATCGGCCACGACGTCACGCGCTATTACCGCCGCGCCGTCACCATCGTGGATGCCGAGGAACTTGGCGGCACGATGATGAAGAAGCTGGCCGAGTTGTTCGACGAGGATGCCGCCGAGGCGTGGCAGCGTGCGGCGGCGGAGCGCGGGCCCGTGCTGGTGTGA